In Dryobates pubescens isolate bDryPub1 chromosome 8, bDryPub1.pri, whole genome shotgun sequence, a genomic segment contains:
- the VENTX gene encoding homeobox protein VENTX gives MNQTELPSAESKPHGVKPHICCPPPPRAPSLLGSTPLLVRAEPRRGGTRPSLPADSKPCAAERGRDSSREPIDPSPSKPDSDSGWLSADESSGYESESAGGDRAAEAAGGTRGRQRRARTAFTSEQVCRLEKTFQRQKYLGGSERRKLAAALRLSEVQIKTWFQNRRMKLKRQIQDHQHSLVSPTPFYSYPLGTSPALFQDCLHYPFAPQQQGLVPFTPMPAVQFSFSFPRYDALQSTHRFTANELPYYHQHFLPHPSFPTVIQNKMDKQCHPVCAL, from the exons ATGAACCAGACCGAACTTCCTTCCGCAGAGTCCAAGCCCCATGGGGTCAAGCCCCACATCTGTTGCCCGCCCCCTCCTCGCGCCCCTTCTTTGCTCGGCAGTACTCCCCTCCTGGTCAGAGCCGAGCCCCGACGCGGGGGTACACGGCCGAGCCTGCCCGCGGACAGCAAGCCTTGCGCGGCGGAGCGGGGCCGAGACAGTTCCCGGGAACCTATCGACCCATCCCCGTCGAAGCCAG ACTCCGACAGCGGCTGGCTGAGCGCCGACGAATCATCTGGCTACGAGAGCGAGAGCGCGGGCGGGGACCGCGCCGCGGAGGCGGCGGGAGGGACCCGCGGCCGGCAGCGACGGGCACGGACCGCTTTCACCTCGGAGCAGGTCTGccggctggagaagacctttcagCGTCAGAAGTACTTGGGGGGCTCGGAGCGGAggaagctggcagctgccttacGTCTCTCGGAGGTCCAG ATCAAGACCTGGTTTCAGAATCGGAGGATGAAACTGAAGAGGCAGATACAGgaccaccagcacagcctcgTGTCTCCTACTCCATTCTACAGCTATCCCCTGGGaacctcaccagctctgtttcAAGACTGTCTCCACTATCCCtttgctccacagcagcagggactcGTGCCTTTTACCCCGATGCCTGCAGTGCAGTTCAGCTTCTCCTTTCCCAGATACGACGCACTGCAAAGCACCCATCGGTTTACGGCAAATGAGCTGCCCTACTACCATcaacattttcttcctcatccctctttccctacGGTTATTCAGAATAAAATGGACAAGCAGTGCCACCCTGTATGTGCATTAtag